A genomic segment from Asterias amurensis chromosome 6, ASM3211899v1 encodes:
- the LOC139938193 gene encoding serine/threonine/tyrosine-interacting-like protein 1 — protein MAARIVMCEPTELYNILQQATSYPCLSDPNYLLLLDARQTNEYNESHIITSKKAPRSPSGEFLVPYDGELECKMHVVVLDSKTHSLKDQGSAVACAQVMSEMGSRNPVKILRGGYEEFSALYPFLRTQKIIYMPRELDELVPYPVEVLPGRLYLGDCRQACRTSVRKELKIKAVVCLTTEANELASELNSDQLLQIQVSDDEEGDLDPHLNPACQFLGKVIGADQAALVCSDHGLSRSVSVVLAYLMVFYKWSLKEAHKHLLDCKSNIRPHRSFVHQLSKWEKTVFGETLTDVSDPNF, from the exons ATGGCTGCGCGCATTGTGATGTGTGAACCGACAGAACTGTATAACATCCTCCAGCAAGCCACATCATATCCGTGTCTCAGTGATCCTAACTACCTGCTATTGCTCG ATGCCAGGCAAACAAATGAATACAATGAGAGCCATATCATCACATCAAAGAAAGCTCCAAGG TCTCCTTCAGGTGAATTTCTTGTACCGTATGATGGTGAACTGGAGTGCAAGATGCATGTTGTAGTGCTGGACAGCAAGACACACAGTTTAAAAGATCAAG GATCAGCTGTCGCTTGCGCCCAAGTCATGTCAGAAATGGGAAGTAGGAACCCGGTCAAAATCCTTCGAGGGGGATACGAGGAGTTCTCCGCCCTCTACCCATTCCTCCGAACCCAGAAGATCATCTACATGCCGAGGGAGCTGGATGAGCTTGTGCCTTACCCCGTCGAGGTCCTACCGGGACGGTTGTATCTTGGGGATTGTCGGCAGGCATGCAGGACTTCTGTCAGGAAAGAACTAAAGATCAAGGCAGTGGTGTGCCTGACGACTGAGGCCAATGAACT AGCCAGTGAGCTGAACAGTGATCAGCTTCTTCAAATTCAAGTCTCAGATGATGAAGAGGGTGACTTGGATCCACACTTGAACCCAGCATGCCAATTTTTAG GTAAAGTCATCGGTGCAGACCAAGCTGCTTTGGTATGTAGCGATCATGGACTTAGCCGCAGTGTCAGCGTGGTGCTGGCTTACCTCATGGTGTTCTACAAGTGGTCACTAAAG GAAGCTCATAAACATCTGCTGGATTGTAAGAGTAACATCCGTCCACATCGATCATTTGTACATCAGCTCTCCAAATGGGAGAAGACGGTATTTGGCGAGACGCTTACCGATGTTAGCGATCCAAACTTCTAA
- the LOC139938192 gene encoding alpha-ketoglutarate-dependent dioxygenase alkB homolog 4-like has translation MVDWVEKCGCKGIRTCLLCENGCGVSQSTVTSKSPHEKRYIYCWMCNEAYQQTESFKEKSIVTSTCEEHSGNGLVFPGVILIPEFVSEEEEAEIVQIIDESPWKPSQSGRWKQDYGPKVNFKRRKLKTGSFTGLPPFIQPFVNRINSHPGLGDFVPVELCNLDYRPDRGSSIDPHRDDSWLWGERLITINLLSGTFLDMTPVTTSDLTPVTTSDTTSAEHDPQTALTVRIPLPARSLIVVSGAARHDWNHGICRGAIIARRLAITLRELTETFLDGGSEETVGREVLSIAGTYTGSVVS, from the exons ATGGTGGATTGGGTAGAGAAATGTGGGTGTAAGGGCATAAGAACTTGTTTATTATGTGAAAATGGCTGTGGTGTTTCGCAAAGTACTGTCACATCAAAGTCACCACAT gAGAAGCGGTACATTTACTGCTGGATGTGTAATGAAGCGTATCAACAGACAGAAAGTTTTAAAGAGAAGTCAATAGTAACGTCGACTTGTGAGGAGCACTCCGGGAATGGTCTTGTTTTTCCAGGAGTCATTCTCATACCTGAGtttgtgtctgaagaagaagaGGCAGAAATTGTCCAGATTATTGATGAGTCACCATGGAAACCGTCTCAGTCTGGGCGATGGAAACAG GACTACGGACCAAAAGTAAATTTCAAACGAAGGAAACTTAAAACTGGAAGTTTTACAGGGCTGCCTCCGTTCATCCAACCCTTTGTGAATCGCATAAACTCACACCCTGGTCTGGGCGACTTTGTCCCCGTGGAACTGTGCAATCTTGACTATCGCCCAGACAGAGGGTCCTCCATTGATCCCCACAGGGACGACAGCTGGTTATGGGGAGAGAGATTAATAACAATCAACTTGTTGTCGGGAACCTTTCTGGACATGACCCCAGTTACGACCTCAGATCTGACCCCAGTTACAACCTCAGATACGACCTCTGCCGAGCATGACCCCCAAACCGCCCTGACTGTAAGGATACCACTCCCAGCGCGGAGTCTGATTGTTGTATCTGGTGCCGCAAGACACGACTGGAATCATGGAATATGTCGAGGGGCAATAATCGCCAGACGACTTGCCATTACGCTCAGGGAACTGACCGAGACGTTTTTAGATGGTGGGTCTGAGGAGACGGTGGGGAGGGAAGTCCTTTCAATTGCAGGGACATATACTGGGTCTGTCGTATCCTGA
- the LOC139938906 gene encoding leucine-rich repeat and WD repeat-containing protein 1-like, with protein MSENANIPADPTPTEPDLVPPAEEAAPILQVEPVISEEAPVPEDDSTPQLPAAVEPEQTLDLIPEAQVESVPVLQPESVPEIPAEAIQNAAELAQTVTSENVLQIALEAVQAVAEAVPTEGIPEQVPQLAPQPPEAAEPTVEQVMYPVADQIIPVEIINAPQEQQEGEQVAEPVLEAVLEPVMESALEPAMEPALEPAMEPAMEPVLEPALEPALNEVAPEPQVEQTLAAMPTLEPPSIVQPYNPQHTAPAISPPKITSYTAVHTTTGIMRYTPGIMSALAGKYSNSSQLVEQLVLNCAGCISLSDIRVLDMSNRKIMNLDPAVFSRMPELEELDISFNKIKGFPTQLGLRKLRYLNLKKNSLKSVLTLEQFPNLEELNIDENDLNPPDQYIAVYLLPKLKKLNGKDVDIRDTIQTMEDTLRSKMLKIWEEEYAARNEMPLNKAETRSLETEFVERLKESIQYGPGSLVEFTHHMLSVLAEKHVTTQTAYWRKTVPELISTSNQSPSASKISIKLPIKAESPTPDDVEKPQGTSNSLAASLEAAVKESDAELAGEAGQETPMDENDAPEAPADTPATPKQNSPAQAVTKSPRKITVVAAGSKSPAKTPTKATTLKRAAPSETNATNGDEPNAKKAKEGDEEEAVVKKKRGRPIGSGGKYTKKDPAKPKAIKTEPKSESRVRAASAKLAASVTSVSSDAKKEKKVSSGYEVIHMLRCHSMENDPTDAKTNVWKCAFEPSLEKPGTSKWTVASCGGNTVCVIDCSTGKVLKKYQHAKDKEEFYCVAWTTIPMEADEEGAEKCNILAVAGTRGSVKLLHTSQLLCYSEIKGDRRPRPINSLLFHPVNSTWLMCGSEDIIIWDIGIPEGPDYKCKTKKMYHLAAPGRVLGLVALPSTDFILAGCENGCYGWRIDNKQPFGKKGRAHSVEFLLPSKARLAEAIKGDEEEEEGEGDMIDGLALLNDKLVASKVACDGAIHVWNLVDAHKKKPVNKEVAVTPQCTLKWCDSDSVYLDIGTWQGCGTMVSGDDEGKIWVYDTSKLPIAPVKTPTTRKPTHLLYWPDEQPNDSSSTSSNDHIIINDVAISSDCKYIVSVTNRNVICIWRKL; from the exons ATGTCAGAAAACGCTAACATCCCCGCTGACCCAACACCTACAGAGCCCGATCTGGTGCCCCCTGCTGAAGAAGCTGCACCCATTCTCCAAGTCGAGCCTGTCATTTCAGAGGAAGCTCCTGTCCCTGAAGACGATTCCACTCCACAACTCCCGGCAGCAGTCGAGCCCGAGCAGACCCTTGACCTCATTCCAGAGGCCCAAGTCGAAAGCGTCCCAGTCCTTCAACCGGAATCAGTGCCTGAAATCCCAGCAGAGGCGATCCAGAATGCAGCGGAGCTAGCCCAGACCGTGACTTCAGAGAATGTTCTCCAGATCGCCCTTGAGGCGGTCCAAGCCGTCGCGGAAGCTGTACCCACAGAGGGCATTCCGGAGCAAGTTCCCCAGCTTGCCCCGCAACCCCCAGAAGCAGCCGAACCGACGGTCGAGCAAGTGATGTATCCAGTCGCCGATCAGATTATTCCCGTTGAAATCATCAATGCTCCACAAGAGCAGCAAGAGGGAGAGCAAGTCGCTGAACCCGTCCTGGAGGCCGTCCTGGAACCCGTCATGGAATCTGCCCTGGAACCCGCCATGGAACCTGCCCTGGAACCTGCCATGGAACCTGCCATGGAACCTGTCCTGGAACCCGCCCTGGAACCCGCCTTGAACGAGGTGGCTCCTGAGCCCCAGGTCGAACAGACCCTAGCTGCCATGCCAACTCTAGAGCCACCATCCATTGTGCAACCCTACAATCCTCAACACACCGCCCCGGCCATCTCTCCACCCAAGATCACATCCTACACGGCTGTTCACACGACGACCGGCATCATGCGTTACACCCCGGGGATAATGTCTGCCCTCGCTGGCAAGTATTCCAACAGCAGTCAGTTGGTGGAGCAGCTGGTACTCAACTGCGCTGGCTGTATCTCCCTGTCGGATATCCGCGTTCTGGACATGTCCAATCGAAAGATCATGAACCTTGACCCCGCTGTGTTTTCCCGGATGCCGGAGCTGGAAGAACTGGACATTTCCTTCAATAAAATAAAG GGTTTTCCAACGCAGCTTGGCCTGAGGAAGCTGAGATACCTGAACCTCAAGAAGAACTCCCTCAAGAGTGTCTTGACACTGGAGCAGTTCCCCAACCTGGAGGAACTCAATATTGACGAGAATGACCTGAAC CCCCCTGATCAGTACATAGCTGTGTACCTGCTACCCAAGCTGAAGAAACTCAATGGTAAAGATGTGGACATCCGGGACACCATTCAGACAATGGAGGACACCCTAAGGTCAAAG ATGTTGAAGATCTGGGAGGAGGAGTATGCTGCTCGGAACGAGATGCCCCTCAACAAGGCCGAGACGAGATCACTGGAGACGGAGTTTGTTGAACGCCTCAAGGAGTCCATCCAGTACGGACCAGGCTCCCTGGTGGAATTCACTCATCACATG CTGTCGGTACTTGCGGAGAAGCACGTAACCACGCAGACTGCCTACTGGCGCAAGACGGTTCCCGAACTCATCTCCACTTCAAATCAGAGCCCGTCCGCCAGCAAGATCAGCATCAAACTGCCCATTAAAGCCGAGTCCCCTACGCCAGACGACGTGGAGAAGCCACAGGGAACTTCAAACTCTCTCGCAGCGAGCCTAGAGGCGGCCGTCAAGGAATCGGACGCAGAGTTGGCAGGCGAAGCCGGACAGGAGACCCCCATGGATGAAAATGACGCTCCAGAGGCACCGGCTGACACCCCTGCAACACCAAAGCAGAATTCCCCAGCCCAGGCCGTGACTAAATCTCCAAGGAAGATAACCGTGGTTGCCGCGGGGAGTAAAAGTCCCGCAAAGACCCCGACGAAAGCCACAACGTTGAAGAGGGCTGCACCCTCTGAAACTAATGCTACGAATGGAGACGAACCAAATGCGAAGAAGGCTAAAGAAGGTGACGAGGAGGAGGCGGTCGTTAAGAAAAAGAGGGGCAGGCCGATCGGTTCGGGAGGCAAGTACACCAAGAAAGACCCTGCTAAGCCAAAGGCCATCAAGACGGAGCCTAAATCAGAGTCTAGAGTCAGGGCAGCCTCTGCTAAGCTAGCCGCTAGTGTTACAAGTGTTAGTAGTGATGCCAAGAAAGAAAAG AAAGTGTCGAGTGGATACGAGGTGATTCACATGCTCCGATGCCACTCCATGGAGAATGACCCGACTGATGCCAAGACCAACGTCTGGAAATGTGCATTCGAGCCTAGCCTAGAGAAACCAG GTACAAGTAAGTGGACGGTAGCCTCTTGCGGAGGCAACACGGTGTGTGTCATTGACTGCAGTACAGGGAAAGTGCTCAAGAAATACCAGCATGCTAAAGACAAGGAG GAGTTCTACTGCGTTGCATGGACCACCATCCCGATGGAAGCAGACGAGGAGGGAGCTGAGAAATGTAACATCCTGGCCGTAGCGGGCACCAGGGGCAGCGTCAAGCTCCTACACACCAGCCAGCTACTATGCTACTCAGAGATCAAGGGAGACAGGCGTCCGAGACCCATCAATTCACTGCTGTTCCATCCGGTTAACTCAACCTGGCTCATGT GTGGGTCAGAAGACATCATCATCTGGGACATTGGAATTCCAGAGGGGCCAGactataaatgcaaaacaaa AAAGATGTATCACCTGGCCGCCCCCGGTCGTGTGCTCGGCCTTGTTGCCTTGCCGTCAACTGACTTCATACTGGCAGGATGTGAAAACGGTTGCTACGGATGGAGGATAGATAACAAACAACCCTTCGGCAAGAAGGGAAG AGCACACAGCGTGGAGTTTCTTCTGCCGAGTAAAGCGCGTCTCGCCGAAGCCATCAAAGGTGATGAAGAGGAGGAGGAAGGGGAGGGCGATATGATAGATGGACTGGCTCTACTCAACGATAAACTAGTCG CCAGTAAAGTCGCATGTGACGGAGCGATTCACGTATGGAACCTCGTTGATGCTCACAAGAAGAAACCAGTCAACAAAGAGGTAGCTGTTACACCTCAGTGCACACTGAAATGGTGTGACTCGGACAGTGTGTATCTAGATATCGGAACATGGCAAG GTTGTGGTACGATGGTGAGTGGTGACGATGAAGGCAAGATATGGGTGTATGACACTTCTAAACTACCCATTGCTCCAGTCAAAACACCCACAACTAGAAAACCAACACAT CTACTTTACTGGCCGGATGAGCAACCCAATGACAGTTCATCGACCTCATCAAACGACCACATCATCATCAACGATGTCGCGATCAGTTCAGATTGTAAATACATTGTATCAGTCACAAACAGAAATGTTATATGCATTTGGAGAAAGCTTTAG